In Sulfitobacter sp. W027, a single window of DNA contains:
- the dapF gene encoding diaminopimelate epimerase: protein MYSNQTPVLPFMKMHGLGNDFVVLDARAQAIEVTPEMAKAIGHRQFGVGFDQLAVITQGAGDAHLTFYNSDGSLSSACGNATRCIARFLMDETGRDSLHLTTPRGDLAAKDAGNGLTSVNMGHPQLKWDEVPLAHEMGTLHLPIDGDPVATGMGNPHCTFFVEDAEAVDLSDIGPRAEHDPLYPERTNVQVAQIVGPDHIRMRVWERGVGVTLASGSSSCATAVAAARRGLTGRAVRIDLDGGTLHIDWRDDGVWMTGPTMHVFSGTFTADFLESLT from the coding sequence ATGTACAGCAATCAGACCCCCGTTTTGCCCTTCATGAAGATGCATGGCCTCGGCAACGACTTTGTCGTGCTGGATGCTCGCGCGCAGGCAATTGAAGTGACCCCTGAGATGGCCAAGGCGATCGGGCATCGGCAATTTGGTGTGGGATTCGATCAGCTTGCGGTCATCACACAAGGTGCGGGAGATGCGCATCTGACATTTTACAATTCCGACGGCTCGCTGTCTTCGGCCTGCGGCAATGCGACCCGCTGCATCGCGCGTTTCTTGATGGATGAGACGGGCCGTGATTCGTTGCATCTGACCACCCCGCGGGGCGATCTGGCGGCAAAGGACGCGGGCAATGGTCTGACCTCGGTCAATATGGGCCATCCGCAACTGAAATGGGACGAGGTGCCGCTGGCGCACGAGATGGGCACGCTGCACCTGCCGATTGACGGTGATCCTGTCGCCACTGGAATGGGCAATCCGCATTGCACTTTCTTTGTGGAGGATGCCGAAGCTGTGGATCTGTCGGACATCGGCCCGCGCGCCGAACATGATCCGCTCTATCCCGAACGCACCAATGTCCAAGTCGCTCAGATCGTCGGCCCCGACCACATCCGTATGCGGGTTTGGGAGCGGGGCGTTGGCGTAACACTGGCCTCCGGTTCCTCTTCCTGCGCTACTGCCGTGGCTGCCGCCCGGCGGGGCCTGACGGGACGTGCCGTACGCATCGATCTCGACGGCGGCACGTTACACATCGACTGGCGCGATGACGGTGTCTGGATGACCGGGCCGACGATGCATGTCTTCTCAGGCACCTTTACCGCCGATTTTCTGGAGAGCCTGACATGA